DNA from Nitrospiria bacterium:
ATCTCGGCATCGTTGCTGGAAAGAACGCGATCTCCGACGCCGATGCCCACCGGGGCGATTATGTACCGTTTTTCACCATCGGCATATTGCAGGAGGGCGATCCGGGATGAGCGGTTCGGATCGTACTCGATCGCGATCACCTTGGCCGGGATGTTAAATTTGTCCCGTTTAAAATCAATGATGCGATAGGCCCGTTTATGTCCGCCGCCCCGGTGGCGGACGGTCATCTTTCCGCGGTTGTTCCTTCCACCGGACGGAACCCGAAACGTCACAAGACGCTTCTCGGGCTCCGTCTTGGTAATCTCCTCAAATGTAAAACCGGTCATGGCCCGACGGCCCGGGGAGGTCGGCTTATACTGTTTAATCGGCATCGTTGATCCCTACTGTCTCTGGCTTAACTTCCCTATACTCCTTCAAACAATTCCAGCTTTTCACCTTTTTTAAGGGTCAGAATCGCTTTTTTCAGATCCGCCCGCTTTCCCTCAAAGCGGCCCAAGCGTTTGCGCTTCCCCTTCGTATTGATGATATGGACCGCCTCAACTTTGACTTTCAAAACCTCTTCGGCCGCCCGTTTGATCTCGATCTTGTTGGACCACGGATGCACAAGAAAGCAGACCTTGTTTTGTGCCTCCTTGAGCTCGGTCATCTTCTCGGTCAACAGCGGGCGGAGGAGAACCTGGTGCGGATCCCGGGTCATGACCAGACCTCCCGAATCCGTGAAAGGACCTCCTGAGGAATCAGCAAATGCCGGGCACAAACTAGATCGTAAACATTCAAACCTTGAACCGCCAGCAGTTTCAGCCCGGGAATGTTCCGGACCGCACGGGCCAATTTCTCGTCGATGGTTGAGGCCACAA
Protein-coding regions in this window:
- the rplW gene encoding 50S ribosomal protein L23 — its product is MTRDPHQVLLRPLLTEKMTELKEAQNKVCFLVHPWSNKIEIKRAAEEVLKVKVEAVHIINTKGKRKRLGRFEGKRADLKKAILTLKKGEKLELFEGV